The following proteins come from a genomic window of bacterium:
- a CDS encoding cohesin domain-containing protein: MTLSRHRHLSCLWVSAIVMCAVPIAAQTVTMVPHVAVPATATFSVYVHLDADFLDVQGVEIALDFDPAIVRLDGIAPGDWFASSGLEYFFWDYTTPGTDAIHFTGALLHEGRTANGVIGICNFTALAVGISPVDFVDVDVRNSTNQDLGAAHSVGDLIVIEQVIVGERLRFGEVKSLFK; this comes from the coding sequence ATGACGCTCTCACGTCATCGCCACCTGTCTTGCTTGTGGGTTTCCGCCATCGTGATGTGCGCCGTTCCGATCGCCGCGCAGACCGTCACCATGGTGCCGCACGTCGCGGTGCCGGCGACCGCCACGTTCTCGGTCTACGTGCATCTCGACGCGGATTTCCTGGATGTGCAAGGCGTCGAGATCGCCCTGGACTTCGACCCGGCGATCGTGCGCCTCGACGGGATCGCGCCCGGCGACTGGTTCGCGTCGTCGGGGCTGGAGTACTTCTTCTGGGACTACACCACGCCCGGCACGGACGCGATCCACTTCACCGGCGCCCTGCTCCACGAGGGCCGCACGGCCAACGGCGTGATCGGCATCTGCAACTTCACGGCCCTGGCTGTGGGGATCAGTCCTGTGGATTTCGTGGACGTGGACGTGCGCAACAGCACCAACCAGGATCTCGGCGCGGCTCACAGCGTCGGCGACCTGATCGTCATCGAGCAGGTCATCGTCGGCGAGAGGCTGCGCTTCGGCGAGGTGAAATCGCTCTTCAAGTGA